Proteins encoded by one window of Streptococcus sanguinis:
- a CDS encoding TetR/AcrR family transcriptional regulator, with product MAQRKDKSQAMREKILNTATQLFIQKGSEKTSMQDIAQTAGISKGAIYHHFKSKDEIVVAVMRSRQELMEEEMKQWLKATENLTGREQLQTILKSNLESQTARATDGIVGEYEKDAGFILTMMRDNLRIGAPVVSDIIKKGMADGSLQTQYPEEAAEVFLLLVNFWMHGTAFESEPEKLPERFHFLQFMMTSVGLDIFTDELLQLFSRKNKA from the coding sequence ATGGCGCAACGAAAAGACAAATCCCAGGCCATGAGAGAAAAAATTTTAAATACAGCAACCCAGCTCTTTATCCAAAAGGGGTCCGAAAAGACCAGTATGCAGGATATCGCCCAGACGGCAGGCATTTCCAAGGGGGCTATCTACCATCATTTCAAGTCAAAAGATGAGATTGTCGTGGCGGTGATGAGGAGCCGGCAGGAGTTGATGGAAGAAGAGATGAAGCAGTGGCTCAAGGCTACGGAAAATCTGACTGGCAGGGAGCAGCTGCAGACCATCCTCAAGTCCAATCTGGAAAGTCAGACAGCCCGGGCTACGGACGGCATTGTGGGTGAGTATGAGAAGGACGCGGGCTTTATTTTGACCATGATGCGGGACAATCTGCGGATAGGCGCCCCTGTGGTCAGTGACATTATCAAAAAAGGGATGGCAGATGGCTCCCTTCAGACCCAGTATCCGGAAGAGGCTGCAGAAGTTTTTCTGCTGCTGGTGAACTTCTGGATGCATGGGACCGCTTTTGAAAGTGAGCCCGAAAAACTGCCAGAACGTTTCCATTTTCTGCAGTTTATGATGACCTCGGTCGGTCTGGATATCTTTACTGACGAGCTCCTGCAGCTCTTTAGCCGGAAAAATAAGGCATAA
- a CDS encoding CPBP family intramembrane glutamic endopeptidase, with product MKTQTHVEPETRHILPFLAWTFGISWSAWLASAFLRIPIISQVLTIAGVFGPAIGAKLVLGKSFKELLASIGSARKRTWVHLLILTILYTLSIVFWSPLLPGFSLLRIALIFLMTTLLTGGNEEIGWQGFLQPTLERLLPFPIATVTTGLIWVVWHLPLFFTPGSSQAGTSFLVFTAACLLARFWLAALYKVSQSILYCVLFHGAINTIGEGIFLGKGTENPLFFLGYILMAAYSIYLWYQRDQQDKA from the coding sequence ATGAAAACACAAACACATGTAGAGCCAGAGACAAGGCATATCCTGCCCTTTCTGGCCTGGACTTTTGGCATTAGCTGGTCTGCCTGGCTGGCTTCGGCTTTCTTGAGGATTCCTATTATTTCCCAGGTCCTAACCATCGCTGGTGTTTTTGGCCCGGCCATTGGAGCCAAACTGGTCTTAGGAAAATCGTTCAAGGAGCTCTTGGCTTCTATCGGATCGGCCCGAAAAAGGACTTGGGTCCATCTCTTGATTTTGACAATTCTTTATACCCTTTCCATAGTCTTTTGGAGCCCGCTCCTGCCTGGTTTTAGCCTTCTCAGGATTGCCCTGATTTTTCTCATGACGACTCTTCTGACAGGCGGCAATGAAGAGATTGGCTGGCAAGGTTTTCTGCAGCCGACTCTGGAAAGACTTCTGCCCTTTCCGATAGCGACTGTAACAACTGGGTTAATCTGGGTTGTCTGGCATCTGCCCCTCTTCTTTACCCCCGGCAGCAGTCAGGCAGGGACTTCTTTTCTAGTCTTTACTGCCGCCTGCCTACTCGCCCGTTTCTGGCTGGCGGCTCTTTACAAGGTCAGTCAGTCCATCCTTTACTGTGTTCTTTTCCACGGGGCCATCAATACCATTGGTGAAGGCATTTTCCTGGGGAAGGGGACGGAAAATCCGCTCTTTTTCCTAGGCTATATCTTGATGGCGGCTTACAGTATCTATCTTTGGTATCAAAGGGATCAGCAAGACAAGGCTTAA
- a CDS encoding CPBP family intramembrane glutamic endopeptidase, with protein MNKQTHVEPETRHILPFLAWTFGITWGSWLIQYILTALKLTSGADPLGFALNFIGGFGPTLGTFISLKISHPKKMLDFIFSHAKGWWIYMLVFCLVRVLTLFIANPVLPPLNAILMFPLGWTFVTFAGGGNEELGWRGLLQPALEKKFSFPLATVITALVWVAWHLPLWLIPGTSQSQISLPFYLSFGILLCFCQAVLYKQTASVFACMVFHGCINFAQATIVGSATNGGRYLSFQAANLVMTALLVGWWYWKGNRKGVQKDAG; from the coding sequence ATGAACAAACAAACACATGTAGAGCCAGAGACAAGGCATATCCTGCCCTTTCTGGCCTGGACTTTTGGCATTACCTGGGGATCCTGGCTGATTCAGTATATTTTAACCGCCCTGAAGCTGACCAGCGGGGCTGATCCTTTGGGCTTTGCTCTCAATTTCATCGGGGGCTTCGGACCGACCTTGGGAACTTTTATCAGCCTCAAAATTTCTCATCCTAAGAAGATGCTGGACTTTATCTTTTCTCATGCTAAGGGCTGGTGGATTTACATGCTGGTCTTCTGTCTGGTTCGGGTTTTGACCCTTTTTATCGCCAATCCTGTATTACCGCCACTCAATGCCATTCTGATGTTTCCTCTGGGCTGGACCTTTGTCACCTTTGCTGGGGGCGGGAATGAAGAGCTGGGCTGGCGGGGCCTCCTGCAGCCGGCTCTGGAGAAAAAATTCTCCTTCCCTCTGGCAACTGTCATCACGGCTCTGGTCTGGGTGGCCTGGCATCTGCCCCTCTGGCTGATTCCGGGAACGAGTCAAAGTCAGATTTCTTTGCCCTTCTATCTCTCCTTTGGTATCTTGCTCTGTTTCTGTCAGGCGGTTCTCTACAAGCAGACGGCCTCTGTCTTTGCCTGCATGGTCTTTCACGGCTGCATTAACTTTGCTCAGGCGACGATTGTCGGCAGTGCTACAAATGGCGGAAGGTATCTCAGCTTCCAGGCTGCTAATCTGGTCATGACCGCCCTGCTGGTCGGCTGGTGGTATTGGAAGGGCAACCGGAAAGGAGTTCAGAAAGATGCAGGCTAA
- the dinB gene encoding DNA polymerase IV translates to MLIFPLINDTSRKIIHIDMDAFFASVEERDNPKLKGHPVIIGSDPRLTGGRGVVSTCNYEARKFGVHSAMSSKEAYERCPQGIFISGNYEKYQAVGLQIREIFKRYTDLIEPMSIDEAYLDVTENKLGIKSAVKIAKLIQHDIWNELQLTASAGVSYNKFLAKIASDYEKPHGLTVILPEEAEVFLAPMDIAKFHGVGKKSVEKLHEMGVYTGGDLLKIPEMTLIDKFGRFGFDLYRKARGISNSPVKSNRIRKSIGKERTYAKLLYSEEDIKKELTLLAQKVENSLTKHDKKGRTIVLKIRYADFSTLTKRKSLNLATQDKEQIERTAHEIYDSLEEQPRGIRLLGLTVTGFE, encoded by the coding sequence ATGCTGATTTTTCCACTGATTAACGATACATCTCGGAAGATTATCCACATTGATATGGACGCTTTTTTCGCTTCGGTGGAAGAGCGGGATAATCCTAAGCTAAAGGGGCATCCGGTCATCATCGGCAGCGATCCCCGCTTGACAGGCGGTCGTGGTGTCGTCTCCACCTGCAATTATGAGGCCAGAAAGTTCGGAGTTCATTCGGCTATGAGCTCCAAGGAAGCCTATGAGCGTTGCCCACAGGGGATTTTTATCTCGGGGAATTACGAAAAATATCAAGCAGTCGGCTTGCAGATCCGAGAGATTTTCAAACGATATACGGATTTGATTGAGCCAATGAGCATTGACGAGGCTTATCTGGATGTAACGGAAAACAAGCTTGGGATTAAATCTGCAGTCAAAATAGCCAAGCTGATTCAGCACGATATCTGGAATGAGCTGCAACTGACGGCTTCGGCAGGTGTTTCTTATAATAAGTTTCTGGCCAAGATTGCCAGTGACTATGAGAAGCCTCATGGTCTGACTGTTATTCTGCCTGAGGAAGCAGAGGTCTTTCTGGCTCCTATGGACATTGCCAAATTTCATGGGGTTGGTAAGAAGAGCGTTGAAAAACTGCATGAAATGGGAGTTTATACTGGTGGAGATCTGCTCAAGATACCAGAAATGACCCTGATTGATAAGTTTGGTCGCTTTGGTTTTGATCTCTATCGTAAAGCGCGTGGCATCAGTAATAGTCCAGTCAAATCCAATCGTATTCGTAAGTCGATCGGGAAGGAGCGGACCTATGCCAAACTGCTCTATAGTGAGGAGGACATCAAGAAAGAGCTGACCCTGCTGGCACAGAAGGTAGAAAATAGCCTGACTAAGCATGATAAGAAAGGACGAACCATCGTTCTGAAAATCCGCTATGCAGATTTCTCTACCTTGACTAAAAGGAAAAGTTTGAATCTAGCCACTCAAGACAAGGAGCAAATCGAGCGAACGGCTCATGAGATTTACGATAGCTTGGAAGAACAACCACGAGGTATTCGTCTGCTAGGACTGACAGTGACGGGGTTTGAATAA
- the pflB gene encoding formate C-acetyltransferase yields MVVKTVVEAQDIFDKAWEGFKGEDWKEKASVSRFVQANYTPYDGDESFLAGPTERSLHIKKIVEETKAHYEETRFPMDTRPASIADIDAGYIDKDNELIYGIQNDELFKLNFMPKGGIRMAETTLKENGYEPDPAVHEIFTKYVTTVNDGIFRAYTSNIRRARHAHTVTGLPDAYSRGRIIGVYARLALYGADYLMAEKVRDWNGLTDIDEETIRLREEINLQYQALGEVVKLGDLYGVDVRRPAFDVKEAIQWTNIAFMAVCRVINGAATSLGRVPIVLDIYAERDLARGTYTESEIQEFVDDFVMKLRTVKFARTKAYDQLYSGDPTFITTSMAGMGNDGRHRVTKMDYRFLNTLDNIGNSPEPNLTVLWTDKLPYSFRRYCMHMSHKHSSIQYEGVTTMAKDGYGEMSCISCCVSPLDPENEEQRHNIQYFGARVNVLKALLTGLNGGYDDVHKDYKVFDIEPIRDEVLEFESVKANFEKSLDWLTDTYVDALNIIHYMTDKYNYEAVQMAFLPTYQRANMGFGICGFANTVDTLSAIKYATVKPIRDENGYIYDYETIGEYPRWGEDDPRSNELAEWLVEAYTTRLRSHKLYKNAEATVSLLTITSNVAYSKQTGNSPVHKGVYLNEDGSVNLSKLEFFSPGANPSNKAKGGWLQNLNSLASLDFSYAADGISLTTQVSPRALGKTHDEQVDNLVTILDGYFENGGQHVNLNVMDLKDVYDKIMSGEDVIVRISGYCVNTKYLTPEQKTELTQRVFHEVLSMDDALS; encoded by the coding sequence ATGGTTGTAAAAACAGTTGTTGAAGCTCAAGATATTTTTGACAAAGCTTGGGAAGGCTTCAAAGGTGAAGACTGGAAAGAGAAAGCAAGTGTTTCTCGCTTCGTTCAAGCTAACTACACACCTTATGATGGAGATGAAAGCTTCTTGGCAGGTCCTACTGAGCGCTCACTCCACATCAAGAAAATCGTAGAAGAAACAAAAGCTCACTACGAAGAAACTCGTTTCCCAATGGACACTCGTCCAGCATCTATCGCTGATATTGACGCTGGTTACATTGACAAGGACAACGAACTGATTTACGGTATCCAAAACGACGAACTCTTCAAATTGAACTTCATGCCAAAAGGCGGTATCCGCATGGCTGAAACTACTTTGAAAGAAAATGGATACGAACCAGATCCTGCTGTTCATGAAATCTTTACTAAATATGTTACTACAGTAAATGATGGTATCTTCCGTGCTTACACTTCTAACATCCGCCGTGCTCGTCACGCCCACACTGTAACTGGTCTTCCAGATGCTTACTCACGTGGACGTATCATCGGGGTTTACGCACGTCTTGCTCTTTATGGAGCTGACTACCTCATGGCTGAAAAAGTTCGCGACTGGAATGGTTTGACTGATATTGACGAAGAAACAATCCGTCTGCGCGAAGAAATCAACCTGCAATACCAAGCACTTGGTGAAGTTGTAAAATTGGGTGACCTTTACGGAGTTGACGTTCGCCGTCCTGCCTTCGACGTTAAAGAAGCTATCCAATGGACTAACATCGCCTTCATGGCTGTCTGCCGTGTCATCAACGGTGCTGCTACTTCTCTCGGACGTGTGCCTATCGTTCTTGACATCTATGCTGAACGTGACTTGGCTCGCGGTACTTACACTGAATCAGAAATCCAAGAATTTGTTGATGATTTCGTTATGAAGCTTCGTACAGTGAAGTTTGCTCGTACGAAAGCTTACGACCAACTTTACTCTGGTGACCCAACCTTCATCACTACTTCTATGGCTGGTATGGGTAACGATGGCCGTCACCGTGTTACAAAGATGGACTATCGTTTCCTTAACACACTTGACAACATTGGTAACTCTCCAGAGCCAAACTTGACCGTTCTCTGGACTGATAAACTTCCATACTCATTCCGTCGCTACTGTATGCACATGAGCCACAAGCACTCTTCTATCCAATACGAAGGTGTAACAACTATGGCTAAAGACGGCTACGGTGAAATGAGCTGTATCTCTTGCTGTGTGTCTCCACTTGACCCTGAAAACGAAGAACAACGCCACAACATCCAATACTTTGGTGCTCGTGTAAACGTGCTGAAAGCCCTTCTGACAGGTCTCAACGGTGGTTACGACGATGTTCATAAAGACTACAAGGTATTTGACATCGAGCCTATCCGTGACGAAGTTCTTGAATTCGAATCAGTTAAAGCAAACTTTGAAAAATCACTTGACTGGTTGACTGACACTTACGTAGATGCCTTGAACATCATCCACTACATGACTGACAAGTACAACTACGAAGCTGTTCAAATGGCCTTCTTACCAACTTACCAACGCGCTAACATGGGATTCGGTATCTGTGGCTTTGCCAACACTGTTGATACCTTGTCAGCTATCAAGTACGCTACAGTAAAACCAATCCGTGACGAAAATGGCTACATCTACGATTACGAAACAATCGGTGAATACCCACGTTGGGGTGAAGACGATCCTCGTTCAAACGAATTGGCTGAATGGTTGGTTGAAGCTTACACAACTCGTCTGCGCAGCCACAAACTGTATAAGAATGCAGAAGCTACTGTGTCTCTTCTGACTATCACATCTAACGTTGCTTACTCTAAACAAACTGGTAACTCACCAGTTCACAAAGGAGTTTACCTCAACGAAGATGGCAGCGTGAACTTGTCTAAATTGGAATTCTTCTCACCAGGTGCTAACCCATCTAACAAGGCAAAAGGTGGCTGGTTGCAAAACCTTAACTCTCTTGCTAGCTTGGACTTCAGTTACGCAGCTGACGGTATCTCATTGACAACTCAAGTATCACCTCGTGCGCTTGGTAAGACTCACGACGAACAAGTAGACAACTTGGTTACTATCCTGGATGGCTACTTCGAAAACGGTGGTCAGCACGTTAACTTGAACGTCATGGACTTGAAGGACGTTTACGACAAGATTATGTCTGGTGAAGACGTTATCGTTCGTATCTCAGGTTACTGTGTAAACACTAAGTACTTGACTCCAGAGCAAAAAACTGAATTGACTCAACGTGTATTCCACGAAGTACTCTCTATGGACGATGCTTTGAGCTAA
- a CDS encoding threonine/serine exporter family protein, with amino-acid sequence MTEKGIREEAKDFNLAVDVIMLAGTLLLQSGSETYRVEDTMIRIAHSQGIIDCNALAMPVAIFFSIENTNVSRMKRNLKTNYNIEKVCDVNQVSRQLVTGEIRLQEAFDELNRLKVKELPYNNKQLIAAATLSAPFFSIMFGGNFYDALGAAIATFFGFAFSLYVDKYIRIPFVTAFAGAFVFGLLAHIWTRYSGFNSTDDLIIAGSVMPFVPGIALTNSVRDIMTNHINSGMSKLFESLLITLALGAGTSVALLIMK; translated from the coding sequence ATGACAGAGAAAGGTATCAGGGAAGAAGCCAAAGATTTCAATCTGGCGGTAGATGTTATCATGCTGGCTGGAACACTACTGCTGCAGAGCGGATCCGAGACTTATCGGGTGGAAGACACCATGATTCGTATCGCTCATTCGCAAGGGATTATCGACTGCAACGCCTTAGCAATGCCAGTGGCTATTTTCTTTTCGATTGAAAATACAAACGTCTCACGGATGAAGCGCAATCTCAAGACCAACTACAACATTGAGAAGGTCTGCGATGTCAATCAGGTCTCCCGTCAGTTGGTAACAGGAGAAATCAGACTTCAAGAGGCTTTTGATGAGCTGAATCGCCTCAAAGTTAAGGAGCTCCCCTATAATAACAAGCAGCTGATTGCAGCAGCAACGCTCAGTGCTCCCTTCTTCTCCATCATGTTTGGCGGAAACTTCTACGATGCTTTAGGCGCGGCCATTGCCACCTTCTTTGGCTTTGCTTTCTCTTTGTATGTGGACAAGTATATCCGTATCCCTTTTGTGACAGCTTTTGCTGGTGCCTTTGTCTTTGGACTGCTGGCTCATATCTGGACACGCTATTCTGGTTTTAACTCCACAGATGATTTGATTATTGCGGGTTCTGTCATGCCTTTTGTGCCCGGCATTGCTCTGACCAACTCTGTGCGTGACATCATGACCAACCATATCAACTCTGGGATGAGCAAGCTCTTTGAATCGCTCCTCATCACTCTTGCTCTCGGTGCAGGTACCTCTGTCGCCCTCCTTATTATGAAATAA
- a CDS encoding threonine/serine exporter family protein — MTILTFLLQAVASLLAIITFLIVLNVQRSMLIPGGVLGMAIWLLYLLLKGPTNVIIATFVAAIIGSCVSQILSIIYKTPAVVFVLAILAPLVPGYISYRTTAFFVTGDYSQAMIHATLVVILALVISIGMASGTVVLKLYHYLKKRQTKLTVNKQ, encoded by the coding sequence ATGACAATCTTGACATTCTTACTGCAAGCAGTTGCCAGCCTACTGGCTATCATTACTTTTTTAATCGTTCTAAATGTCCAGCGCAGTATGCTGATTCCCGGTGGAGTACTGGGTATGGCTATTTGGCTACTCTATCTCCTGCTCAAAGGACCGACCAACGTCATCATAGCAACCTTTGTGGCTGCTATCATTGGTTCCTGCGTCAGCCAAATTCTCAGCATCATCTACAAAACGCCCGCTGTTGTTTTTGTTTTGGCCATTCTAGCGCCTTTGGTCCCAGGCTACATTTCCTATCGGACGACTGCCTTCTTTGTCACTGGTGACTACAGCCAGGCTATGATTCACGCCACTCTGGTAGTCATTCTAGCCTTGGTCATCTCAATTGGCATGGCCAGCGGCACCGTCGTACTCAAGCTCTACCACTACTTGAAAAAGCGCCAAACCAAACTCACAGTAAATAAACAGTAG
- a CDS encoding hydroxymethylglutaryl-CoA synthase, whose amino-acid sequence MTIGIDKIGFATSNYVLKLNDLAAARGTDPEKLSKGLLLKELSIAPLTEDIVTLGAAAAEPILTTEDKEKIDMVIVATESGIDQSKAAAVFVHGLLGIQPFARSFEIKEACYGATAALDYAKLHIEKHPDSKVLVLASDIAKYGINTPGEPTQGAGAISMLISSNPRILAFNDDNVAQTRDVMDFWRPNYSTTPYVNGLYSTQQYLDSLKTTWTEYQKRHKLALKDFAAYCFHLPYPKLALKGLNKIMDKSLPQEQQDQLRKNFEASILYSQKVGNIYTGSLFLGLLSLLENSDNLKAGDRIALFGYGSGAVSEIFSANLVEGYEKHLSQTRLEELDQRQALSIPDYERIFFEEAELDAEGNASFSGYEDQSFALAEIAEHQRKYIKVEKSS is encoded by the coding sequence ATGACAATCGGAATCGACAAAATCGGTTTTGCGACCAGTAATTATGTTTTAAAATTAAATGATTTAGCAGCAGCCCGTGGGACTGACCCAGAAAAGCTTAGCAAGGGGCTCTTGCTCAAGGAACTAAGCATTGCTCCTCTGACCGAGGATATTGTTACCTTGGGAGCGGCGGCAGCAGAACCCATCCTGACAACAGAGGACAAAGAAAAGATTGATATGGTCATCGTGGCCACTGAGTCAGGGATTGACCAGAGCAAGGCGGCAGCCGTTTTTGTCCACGGCCTTTTGGGCATCCAGCCCTTTGCCCGCAGCTTTGAAATCAAGGAAGCCTGCTATGGAGCTACTGCTGCACTGGACTATGCCAAGCTCCATATCGAAAAACATCCAGACAGCAAAGTTTTGGTGTTAGCTAGCGACATTGCCAAGTATGGCATTAACACACCTGGCGAGCCAACCCAGGGAGCGGGAGCTATTTCTATGCTAATTAGCAGCAATCCTCGTATCCTCGCTTTCAATGATGATAATGTAGCTCAGACACGTGATGTCATGGATTTTTGGCGCCCAAATTACTCGACAACTCCTTATGTCAACGGTCTCTATTCAACCCAGCAATATCTGGATAGCTTAAAGACAACTTGGACAGAGTACCAAAAACGCCACAAGCTGGCTCTCAAAGATTTTGCGGCCTACTGCTTCCACCTGCCTTATCCAAAATTGGCCCTTAAAGGCCTCAATAAAATCATGGATAAAAGCCTTCCTCAGGAGCAGCAAGACCAGCTTAGAAAGAACTTTGAAGCCTCTATTCTTTACAGCCAAAAGGTTGGAAATATCTATACAGGCTCCCTCTTCCTAGGCCTCCTGTCCCTTTTAGAAAACTCTGACAACCTCAAGGCTGGCGATCGGATTGCTCTCTTCGGCTATGGCAGCGGAGCTGTCTCTGAAATCTTCAGCGCCAATTTGGTAGAAGGCTATGAAAAGCATCTATCCCAGACACGTCTAGAGGAATTAGACCAGCGTCAGGCTCTTTCCATCCCGGATTATGAGCGCATCTTTTTTGAAGAAGCTGAGCTTGATGCGGAGGGCAATGCCAGCTTCTCTGGCTATGAAGACCAAAGCTTTGCTCTGGCAGAAATTGCAGAGCACCAGCGTAAGTACATCAAAGTTGAGAAATCATCATGA
- a CDS encoding hydroxymethylglutaryl-CoA reductase, degradative has product MKVNWTGFSKKTPAERLQMLKEKGLLQDEHWQLLDSQQTLPLETANQMSENVLATLALPYSLVPDFLVDGKTYQVPFVTEEPSVVAAASFAAKIIKRSGGFETEVHKRQMIGQIALYQVEKIDQAIKDVLRKKKELLEQANQAYPSIVARGGGARDLWLEQKDDFLIFYLSVDTQEAMGANMLNTMLEALTLPLKDLTGGKSLMAILSNYATDSLVTARCVIGYRFLSRDTAEAELLADKMQLASKLAQVDPYRAATHNKGIFNGIDALVLATGNDWRAVEAGAHAYASREGSYRGLSTWTADPDKRQLHGQMTLPMPIATKGGSIGLNPAVAASFDLLVQPQAKELASLIVSVGLAQNFAALKALVSTGIQAGHMKLQAKSLALQAGAQGEEIAAVASCLTVKKTFNLAAAQEILADLRKQDK; this is encoded by the coding sequence ATGAAAGTAAACTGGACTGGATTTTCCAAAAAAACTCCTGCTGAACGGCTGCAGATGTTGAAAGAAAAGGGACTTTTACAAGATGAACATTGGCAGCTGCTAGACAGTCAGCAGACTTTGCCTCTGGAAACAGCCAACCAGATGAGTGAAAATGTACTGGCCACTCTGGCCCTGCCCTACTCTCTGGTGCCAGACTTTCTGGTGGATGGTAAGACCTATCAAGTTCCATTTGTGACAGAAGAGCCATCTGTTGTAGCAGCGGCTAGCTTTGCGGCTAAGATTATCAAACGTTCAGGCGGATTTGAGACCGAGGTTCACAAACGCCAGATGATTGGACAGATTGCCCTTTATCAGGTTGAAAAGATCGACCAAGCCATTAAAGATGTTCTCAGGAAAAAGAAAGAGTTGCTGGAGCAGGCCAACCAAGCCTATCCATCGATCGTTGCCCGTGGGGGCGGAGCTAGAGATCTCTGGCTGGAGCAAAAGGATGACTTCCTCATTTTCTATCTATCTGTGGATACGCAGGAAGCTATGGGAGCCAATATGCTCAACACCATGCTGGAGGCCCTCACCCTTCCTCTGAAAGATCTGACTGGCGGTAAGAGTCTGATGGCTATCCTGTCAAACTATGCAACAGATAGTCTCGTAACAGCCCGCTGTGTCATCGGCTATCGCTTTCTCAGCCGGGATACGGCCGAGGCGGAACTTCTTGCGGATAAAATGCAGCTGGCCAGCAAATTAGCCCAGGTTGACCCTTACCGGGCAGCTACCCACAATAAAGGTATCTTTAATGGTATTGATGCTTTGGTGCTGGCTACTGGAAATGACTGGAGGGCTGTAGAAGCCGGTGCCCATGCCTATGCCAGCCGAGAAGGAAGCTACCGCGGCCTCTCTACTTGGACGGCAGACCCAGACAAACGCCAGCTTCATGGTCAGATGACCCTGCCCATGCCCATTGCAACTAAAGGAGGTTCCATTGGCCTCAATCCCGCAGTGGCAGCCAGCTTTGACTTGCTGGTGCAGCCTCAGGCCAAGGAATTGGCTTCCCTCATCGTTTCAGTCGGATTGGCACAAAACTTCGCCGCCCTCAAAGCCCTAGTCAGCACTGGCATCCAAGCCGGTCATATGAAATTGCAAGCCAAATCTTTAGCATTGCAAGCTGGAGCCCAAGGCGAAGAAATCGCTGCTGTAGCCAGTTGTTTAACAGTCAAGAAGACTTTCAACCTCGCTGCTGCCCAGGAAATACTAGCTGACTTACGAAAACAGGACAAGTAA